AAGTTTTTGAACTTCTACAGTTTCTTTCGAACCACCGATTGTTTCAGTCGCAAAATCACCAACTTTAAATTTACCAGTCAGCTCAGGAACTGGAACTGTCTCCTTAACTGGTTTGTAGTCTGCAGGAGGGTCTTGCTCATCATCCTCATCAACTTGTTCAGCATGTGCTTCCTTACTCAAATCATAGTCAAACTTGTTGTTTCCTGGATTAAAGACACTCTCTGGAACAGAGATTGTAACCTTGTCTCCTTCTTGAACAATCTTACCACGAATTTCTTTCTTCGAATCGGTAACCTTTGATACAATCTTCTTACCATTAATTCGAACTGCATCTACCTTATATCCTGGAGTAACTTCAAACTCACCTTTGATATCTTCTTTAACCAGAGCAGCACCAACAGATTCTAGAACTCGACTTGAGAATTTATTGATATCGCTTTGTTCATTAACATAGAAGGAAACATCTTTTCCATTGATATTTTTAGCTGGAGAAGCCATCCCCTCTAATGCTTCATGGAAAATCTCTTGGACACTTCGGTTATCCCCTATATCAAAATATTTTGAATAACCTTCTTTATATGTGTCATAGTACTGAGCTTTGGAATTCGCAAAGATTGTTACGTCTTCCCAGAAACCAACTACTACTGTTCCTTCAGAACCAACAACATTTTTAAGTCTTGTAGATGCTTCCTTAACCTCTTTCACACGCCCTAAAACGTTTTGAGACGCCTCTGTTAGTTCATTAAAATTCCATGCACGTGTAAGAATATTGTTCCGATAGTCACTGTACTCTAGACGAACCTTACCATCAGGGTCACGTTTCCCATTGGCAACACCATCCGTAATCAAAAGAAAGATAGTTTTACGACCATTAGCCATATTCCCTTTTCTTTCATTATATTGAGCAATGACATCGTCAATAGCTGGAACAGTTGGTGTTCCTCCCGCTACTTTAATATTATTAATGAATTGATGGATATCATTTTGGTCAGAAGACAAGTTACTTGCCTTGTATTTGTAATCATAGTCAGGTCCCCAACTACCATAAACATCTTTACGGCCTGTAAAATCGTTATTGTAGTAGTAGTTGTATCCATCTGCACCTTGGAAGGTCGCCATCATAACCCGGTCTGATGTATCTGGATTATCAGTCTTAACCAAACGTGGGTTATTTTCATCATACTCTTCTTCCTTCACAAATGTCGTCAGAGTTTTTAAAGCATTCTGGACATTTGGAATGGTGTTCTTAAATGATCCACTCGCATCCTGCAAGATTACCAAATCCACTGGTTTTCTAGGCAGGCGCCAGCTAATTTTTTCCGTTTTTTCAATTTTACGGGAACATCCATTTTGTGTTATCTTTGTATTTCCACCTACTTCAATAGTACTACCGCCTTCATTTGCTGCAGCGCTACCAAGCAGCTGTCCCATTAAGGCTAATGGAACAGATAAGAATAAAATGATAAACAATATGGAGACCTTTTTAATGAAATCTCTCATTGCTATTTCTGAAATCCTATTGTGATTTCTTCTTCCCCCTTTTCTATAGTAGATATATGTTAGCTGAGTAGTGTTTGCAACTCTTTAGAAAAGCTTTCCGCATTGGAATGATTAACCAATACATTTTTTACTTCTTGCTTTTTGGTTACAAAATACATACTTGGTATGGTCTGAACCTGTAATAGATCTGCCGCTGATTGATCTTCGTCATAATAATAAGGGAAAGTGTATCCTTTTTCCTTAATGTATCGATCAGCACTCTCCTTCGTTTCTTTACCAGGTTCGTTCATATTTAGTAAAACAAAATTGATCTGTTCACCATACTTTTCATACATCTGCTGAACAATGGGTAGTTGTTTCTGACAATGAGGACACCAACTAGCCCATTCGACAATTAACATAGGTTTATCATACAGCTCTGAACTAGCAACCAATTTACCGTCTTGAGAAGTCATTTTAAATCCTGGAAGTTGTTGACCTTTTAGACTCAAGGCAGTATTGTTCTCAGCACTTGAAGTTGATTGCGAAACTGATGAAGTCCCTACTTCTCCGTCCTTAGCGGGTCTAGTATAATAAATCAAACCCACCGACAATCCGATGATGACTCCCACTGCTAAAAACGGAAGCCACCACTTATCTTTTTGCATAGAATCTCCTTTCCTTTTTAATGAAATATGGCGAGTAGAACTTGAGTAAATAATATAGTAAATATTTTATAAACTCTCCAAAACTCATCCATTCCAAAAAACATTTTATCATTTACTAATTCGTATTTCAAGAAATATGTTGTCAAATTGTAAACTTTTTTCTTTCCCACGCTAAACCCGCCACACTACTGCATTAAATAGGTATAACGAAAATTCATGAACGTCATTTTCTAGTTATTTTCAGAATATTATTTCTTTTTAATGCATAATTCACTCTTTCTCATTTTCTGTATTTCTATATAATAACTATACTAAAAACAGCATCAAAATCCATTTAAATTTTTGCAAAAATAAAAAAGATTGTCCACTCAGACAATCTTTTTATATTCTTAATATAAGTCAAGATAATTATCAACTTCCCACTGTGAAACAAAGGTCGCATAGCTAGCCCACTCGATGCGTTTCGCTTCAAGAAAGCTAGTGTAGATGTGTTCACCTAGGGCTGCCTTGACCACTTCATCTTCTGTCAAAGCTTTCAAGGCGTTATGAAGAGTTGATGGAAGGTCGGTGATTCCAGCTTCCTTACGCTCTTCTGCTGTCATGATGTAGATATTTTCTTCGATAGGAGCTGGTGCTTCGATTTTGTTTTCAATACCATGCAAACCAACTTCCAATAGAACTGCCATAGCGATGTATGGGTTTGCCATCGGGTCCACTGAACGCAACTCAAGACGAGTTCCCATACCACGTGAAGCTGGTACGCGCACAAGTGGCGAACGGTTACGACCAGCCCAAGCAATGTAAACAGGCGCTTCATAACCTGGAACCAAACGTTTGTATGAGTTAACTGTTGGGTTCATGATAGCAGTATAGTTGTAAGCATGCTTAATCAAACCGCCAAGGAAATGGTAGGCCGTTTCAGACAACTGCATTCCTTTTGGATCATTTGGATCAAAGAAGGCATTATTTCCTTCTGCATCAAACAAGGACATATTACAGTGCATACCTGATCCAGCAATACCAAATTTCGGTTTAGCCATAAAGGTTGCGTAAAGGCCATGTTTGCGAGCAATGGTTTTAACAACGAGTTTAAAGATTTGAATCTTGTCACAGGCACGGAGGACTTCATCATACTTGAAGTCAATTTCATGTTGTCCAACCGCAACCTCGTGGTGACTCGCTTCTACTTCAAATCCCATTTTGGTCAAAACATTCACGATTTCACGACGCGTATTGTCTGCAAGATCAGTAGGGGCCAAATCAAAGTAACCACCCTTGTCATTTACCTCAAGAGTTGGATCGCCATTTTCATCCAGCTTAAAGAGGAAGAATTCTGGTTCTGGACCAAGGTTGAAGGATTTGAATCCTACTTCTTCCATATGACGAAGTGCACGCTTCAGATTACCACGAGGGTCACCTGCAAAGGGTTCGCCTTCTGTTGTATAGACATCACAGATCAAACCTGCAACACTTCCATTTTCATCTCCCCAAGGGAAGACTGTCCATGTATCCAA
The sequence above is a segment of the Streptococcus oralis ATCC 35037 genome. Coding sequences within it:
- a CDS encoding TlpA family protein disulfide reductase, with product MQKDKWWLPFLAVGVIIGLSVGLIYYTRPAKDGEVGTSSVSQSTSSAENNTALSLKGQQLPGFKMTSQDGKLVASSELYDKPMLIVEWASWCPHCQKQLPIVQQMYEKYGEQINFVLLNMNEPGKETKESADRYIKEKGYTFPYYYDEDQSAADLLQVQTIPSMYFVTKKQEVKNVLVNHSNAESFSKELQTLLS
- the glnA gene encoding type I glutamate--ammonia ligase, whose translation is MPITAADIRREVKEKNVTFIRLMFSDILGTMKNVEIPATDEQLDKVLSNKAMFDGSSIEGFVRINESDMYLYPDLDTWTVFPWGDENGSVAGLICDVYTTEGEPFAGDPRGNLKRALRHMEEVGFKSFNLGPEPEFFLFKLDENGDPTLEVNDKGGYFDLAPTDLADNTRREIVNVLTKMGFEVEASHHEVAVGQHEIDFKYDEVLRACDKIQIFKLVVKTIARKHGLYATFMAKPKFGIAGSGMHCNMSLFDAEGNNAFFDPNDPKGMQLSETAYHFLGGLIKHAYNYTAIMNPTVNSYKRLVPGYEAPVYIAWAGRNRSPLVRVPASRGMGTRLELRSVDPMANPYIAMAVLLEVGLHGIENKIEAPAPIEENIYIMTAEERKEAGITDLPSTLHNALKALTEDEVVKAALGEHIYTSFLEAKRIEWASYATFVSQWEVDNYLDLY